In the Leifsonia sp. 466MF genome, one interval contains:
- the purN gene encoding phosphoribosylglycinamide formyltransferase: protein MLSIVVLISGGGSNLRALLEASEDAEFPARVVAVGADRDADGFEHAERFGIPTFTVPFTSYPSREEWGDALLEQIRQWEPDLTILSGFMRLVPPRVVEALSPRLINTHPAYLPEFPGAHAVRDALAAGVTQTGASLIVVDNGVDAGPIISQERVEVEPGDTEAALHERIKPVERRLLIDAVLDIANGHIDLEELARA from the coding sequence GTGCTCTCGATCGTGGTGCTGATCTCCGGTGGCGGCTCCAACCTGCGTGCCCTGCTGGAGGCCTCGGAGGACGCCGAGTTCCCCGCCCGCGTCGTCGCCGTCGGCGCCGACCGCGATGCGGACGGCTTCGAGCACGCGGAGCGCTTCGGCATCCCGACCTTCACGGTGCCCTTCACGTCGTATCCGAGCCGGGAGGAGTGGGGCGACGCGCTGCTCGAGCAGATCCGGCAGTGGGAGCCCGACTTGACCATCCTGTCCGGCTTCATGCGCCTGGTGCCGCCCCGGGTGGTCGAGGCGCTGTCGCCGCGGCTCATCAACACGCACCCCGCGTACCTGCCCGAGTTCCCGGGCGCGCATGCGGTCCGCGACGCTCTCGCCGCCGGCGTGACGCAGACCGGGGCGAGCCTGATCGTCGTCGACAACGGAGTGGACGCCGGCCCCATCATCAGCCAGGAGCGCGTGGAGGTGGAGCCGGGCGACACCGAGGCCGCCCTCCACGAGCGCATCAAACCTGTGGAGCGACGGCTGCTCATCGACGCCGTGCTCGACATCGCCAACGGACACATCGACCTCGAGGAGCTTGCCCGAGCATGA
- the purH gene encoding bifunctional phosphoribosylaminoimidazolecarboxamide formyltransferase/IMP cyclohydrolase, giving the protein MSGPRHDASLYRERDLVPIRRALISVSDKTGLLDLASALAAAGVEIVSTGSTAQTIRDAGHAVTDVASVTGFPESLDGRVKTLHPAIHSGLLADLRLASHEEQLKDLGIEPFELVVVNLYPFVETVASGAVGNDVVEQIDIGGPAMVRAAAKNHANVAIVVSPSDYDGIVEAVAAGGTTFDQRRELASKAFAHTAAYDGAVAAWFAGEAPSTDDFPERWEARAELKQTLRYGENSHQAAALYADPKGTGIAQATQLGGKEMSYNNYVDADAALRSAYDFREPAVAIIKHANPCGIAVADDIAEAHRKAHECDPVSAYGGVIAANRTVTLAMAETVKGIFTEVLIAPGYEPEALELLQTKKNLRILQLPEGYARALTEFRQISGGVLVQDSDRFDEFSSDGWTLVAGEEADAATRADLEFAWKACRAVKSNAILLAHDGASVGVGMGQVNRVDSCTLAVSRAGERSAGSVAASDAFFPFADGPQILIDAGVRAIVQPGGSIRDEDVIAAAKAAGVTMYFTGERHFFH; this is encoded by the coding sequence ATGAGCGGACCCCGTCACGACGCCAGCCTGTACCGCGAGCGGGATCTCGTCCCGATCCGCCGCGCCCTGATCTCGGTCAGCGACAAGACCGGACTGCTCGACCTCGCGTCCGCGCTCGCCGCGGCCGGCGTGGAGATCGTCTCGACCGGCTCGACGGCGCAGACGATCCGCGACGCCGGTCACGCAGTGACCGATGTCGCCAGCGTCACCGGGTTCCCGGAGTCGCTCGACGGGCGTGTGAAGACGCTGCACCCGGCCATCCACTCGGGACTCCTCGCCGACCTCCGGCTGGCGTCGCACGAGGAGCAGCTCAAGGACCTCGGCATCGAGCCGTTCGAGCTCGTCGTCGTCAACCTCTACCCGTTCGTCGAGACGGTGGCATCCGGCGCGGTCGGCAACGACGTCGTCGAGCAGATCGACATCGGCGGCCCGGCCATGGTGCGCGCCGCCGCGAAGAACCACGCGAACGTGGCGATCGTGGTGTCGCCCTCCGACTATGACGGCATCGTGGAGGCCGTCGCCGCCGGTGGCACGACCTTCGACCAGCGCCGGGAGCTCGCATCGAAGGCGTTCGCGCACACGGCCGCCTACGACGGCGCCGTCGCCGCCTGGTTCGCGGGGGAGGCGCCGTCGACCGACGACTTCCCCGAGCGCTGGGAGGCGCGGGCTGAGCTCAAGCAGACCCTCCGCTACGGCGAGAACTCGCACCAGGCGGCCGCCCTCTACGCCGACCCGAAGGGCACCGGCATCGCCCAAGCGACCCAGCTCGGCGGCAAGGAGATGTCGTACAACAACTACGTGGATGCGGACGCCGCCCTGCGCAGCGCCTACGACTTCCGCGAGCCGGCCGTCGCCATCATCAAGCACGCGAACCCCTGCGGAATCGCCGTCGCGGACGACATCGCCGAGGCGCACCGCAAGGCGCACGAGTGCGACCCGGTGTCGGCGTACGGCGGCGTGATCGCGGCCAACCGCACGGTCACCCTCGCCATGGCGGAGACGGTGAAGGGCATCTTCACCGAGGTGCTGATCGCTCCGGGCTACGAACCGGAGGCCCTGGAGCTCCTGCAGACGAAGAAGAACCTCCGCATCCTGCAGCTGCCCGAGGGGTACGCCCGCGCGCTGACCGAATTCCGCCAGATCTCGGGTGGCGTGCTCGTGCAGGACTCCGACCGCTTCGACGAGTTCTCTTCCGACGGATGGACCCTGGTCGCCGGCGAGGAGGCCGACGCGGCGACCCGTGCGGACCTCGAGTTCGCCTGGAAGGCGTGCCGCGCCGTGAAGTCGAACGCCATCCTGCTTGCCCACGACGGCGCATCCGTCGGGGTCGGGATGGGTCAGGTCAACCGCGTCGACTCGTGCACCCTGGCGGTCAGCCGTGCGGGGGAGCGGTCGGCCGGATCCGTGGCCGCATCGGACGCGTTCTTCCCGTTCGCCGACGGCCCGCAGATCCTCATCGACGCGGGCGTCCGTGCGATCGTGCAGCCGGGCGGC